From the genome of Mya arenaria isolate MELC-2E11 chromosome 5, ASM2691426v1:
AATGGTGTCGTAATCAATGGCCATTTCACCCCCGATGAAAACTGCCTTTTCGGTTGACAATGCAAGCCTTTGACAAAACACAATCAGACTCTCAAGGGTCCTTGTCTTGTCCCTAGATTGAGAAAACATCGTGTATTTCCAGGACACGAGTGAAAATTCTTTCACAACGGACCTGTCATTCGATGGCATCAGGGATAATACCTGCACACTGGGGAGCACCATTTTGTATGTGTCAAGTTCCGGCAGCGGGCCAAATCTGTTCACATTAACCTGTTGTTCATTCATTCTAATCCTATTATTGTCATACAAAAGAACTGTCCCGTCGGCCGAAGGGACATAATACTGCCCATAACCCCTCACAGCGTTCATTGTCATCGCCTTATCATCACCGGGGAGTAGACAAATGTCGGGCGAAGAACCCTCGATGATTCTCTCTAGATATGGGCTCCTTTCAGATGTCTTCAACGAATTGAGCCCTCTGCGTGACGAGTTGAAACTAACGATGGACAAATTATCACGTCCCATTATCTCTGTAAAAGAATAAAACTTATCTAATTATGAAGCtctattaaaatgtattatggaCTGATGTCACATACattgtaataaataatgaatacacAAGAAATGCGCAAAACGGGGATTTCCATTTTTCTGGGTTTATTGAGATGTACCCAGATATCAAGTGCACATATTGCTAAATTGATGTTCAGTCATAAGTGATATCCTTTTATTACAAGCGGTCAATCCGGTATA
Proteins encoded in this window:
- the LOC128235314 gene encoding uncharacterized protein LOC128235314, with protein sequence MGRDNLSIVSFNSSRRGLNSLKTSERSPYLERIIEGSSPDICLLPGDDKAMTMNAVRGYGQYYVPSADGTVLLYDNNRIRMNEQQVNVNRFGPLPELDTYKMVLPSVQVLSLMPSNDRSVVKEFSLVSWKYTMFSQSRDKTRTLESLIVFCQRLALSTEKAVFIGGEMAIDYDTIVKITKNLSQKGRERYVSDAQSEMVDHAFLPSMTKATVRDRRHLFEMNVYKCKSDPVLSSNEPQADCFISSKILELSEAKLVDVEKVCSRQCKLETLVDVKKVSSKQCKLETLRKICPTATTMTIPQRPPRHHGG